From Prochlorococcus sp. MIT 1223, the proteins below share one genomic window:
- the trpB gene encoding tryptophan synthase subunit beta, whose product MTSTIPSQPKDEDLAISSRPSKLGRFGKYGGQYVPETLMPALAELEKAADIAWKDSHFQKELNHLLRTYVGRATPLYEATRLTKHYGNAEGGPRIWLKREDLNHTGAHKINNALGQALLALRMGKKRIIAETGAGQHGVATATVCARFGLECVIYMGEEDMRRQSLNVFRMRLLGARVHPVSSGTATLKDATSEAIRDWVTNVDTTHYILGSVAGPHPYPKLVRDFHAVIGNETKEQCQQEFGRLPDVLIACVGGGSNAMGLFHPFIEEKSIRMIGVEAAGDGVETGRHAATITEGRIGVLHGAMSLLLQNQDGQVQEAHSISAGLDYPGVGPEHSYLRDIGRAEYVAVTDQEALAALKLVSQLEGIIPALETAHAFAWLEILCPTLKSGTEIIVNCSGRGDKDVNTVAEKIGSNLQ is encoded by the coding sequence TTGACTAGCACTATTCCGTCACAACCAAAAGATGAAGATCTTGCAATAAGCTCGCGCCCGTCAAAACTAGGTCGATTTGGAAAATATGGAGGCCAATATGTACCAGAGACACTTATGCCAGCACTTGCGGAACTAGAGAAAGCAGCTGATATTGCCTGGAAAGATTCTCATTTCCAAAAAGAGCTGAATCATTTATTGAGAACTTATGTAGGAAGAGCTACTCCACTTTATGAAGCAACAAGATTAACAAAACATTATGGCAACGCTGAGGGAGGGCCAAGAATATGGCTTAAAAGAGAAGATTTAAATCACACGGGAGCACATAAAATTAACAATGCTCTTGGACAAGCTCTTTTAGCCCTGCGTATGGGAAAGAAAAGAATAATTGCGGAAACAGGAGCTGGCCAGCATGGCGTAGCGACTGCAACTGTGTGCGCTCGTTTTGGCCTCGAATGTGTGATTTACATGGGGGAAGAAGATATGAGGAGACAATCTTTAAACGTATTTCGAATGAGGTTACTAGGGGCCAGAGTTCATCCTGTATCCAGTGGAACTGCAACCCTCAAAGATGCAACCAGTGAAGCGATTCGCGATTGGGTAACAAATGTTGATACCACTCACTACATTTTAGGTTCTGTTGCAGGGCCTCATCCTTACCCGAAGCTAGTGAGAGACTTTCATGCAGTAATTGGAAATGAAACAAAAGAACAATGCCAACAAGAATTTGGCCGACTCCCTGATGTATTAATTGCCTGCGTAGGAGGTGGGTCTAATGCTATGGGCTTGTTTCATCCGTTTATAGAAGAAAAATCAATAAGAATGATTGGAGTTGAAGCAGCGGGAGATGGAGTTGAGACAGGGCGACATGCGGCAACAATCACTGAAGGTCGAATAGGAGTACTTCATGGTGCAATGAGCCTGTTACTACAAAATCAAGATGGCCAAGTACAAGAGGCTCATTCAATTAGTGCAGGGCTTGATTACCCAGGAGTGGGACCTGAACATAGTTATCTCCGTGACATAGGTCGTGCTGAGTATGTAGCAGTAACTGACCAAGAAGCTTTAGCGGCTCTCAAGTTAGTAAGTCAACTGGAAGGAATTATCCCAGCGCTAGAGACAGCACATGCATTTGCGTGGCTAGAGATTCTTTGCCCAACTCTTAAATCAGGCACAGAGATAATTGTTAATTGCTCTGGAAGAGGTGATAAAGATGTTAATACCGTTGCCGAAAAAATAGGTTCAAACTTACAATAA
- a CDS encoding rhodanese-like domain-containing protein has product MSLIPQQMSPKELDESLANNSLMPFLIDVREEEELKIAPFTFKVCHLPLSQITIWKDNLSNIIPIDRPVVVICHSGFRSMQFGNWILQNGLIQEVWNLDGGIDAWSLEIDNSVPRY; this is encoded by the coding sequence ATGTCCTTAATCCCTCAACAGATGTCTCCCAAAGAGCTCGATGAGTCTCTTGCAAATAATTCTTTAATGCCTTTCTTAATTGATGTTCGAGAAGAAGAAGAATTAAAAATTGCGCCTTTTACCTTTAAAGTTTGTCATTTGCCATTGAGCCAAATTACTATTTGGAAAGATAATTTATCTAATATTATTCCTATAGATAGGCCCGTAGTTGTAATATGTCATTCAGGTTTTAGGAGTATGCAATTTGGAAATTGGATTTTGCAAAATGGATTAATTCAAGAAGTTTGGAATCTTGATGGTGGAATTGATGCCTGGAGTCTAGAAATTGATAATTCTGTCCCTAGATATTAA
- a CDS encoding citrate synthase encodes MPLRPGLEGVPVTQSSICDIDGNQGSLKYRGYPITELASNSSFLETTFLLIWGELPSKQELSDFEREVQMHRRLSFRVRDMLKCFPESGHPMDALQSSAAALGLFYSRRAIDDPKYIYNAVIRLVAKIPTMVAAFQLIRKGQDPIQPRDDLPYSSNFLYMLTEQEPDPLSAKVFDRCLILHAEHSLNASTFSARVTASTLTDPYAVVASAVGTLAGPLHGGANEDVIAMLEEIGTPHKAGEYLDNAIKNKQKIMGFGHREYRVKDPRASILQNFGEELFARFGKDEMYEVAKSLEEEAIDRLGPKGIYPNVDFYSGLIYRKLGIPRDLFTPVFAISRVAGWLAHWREQLGANRIFRPSQIYTGMKTRTWTALEERPNNKDE; translated from the coding sequence ATACCCTTAAGACCAGGCCTAGAAGGAGTTCCAGTAACCCAATCATCAATATGTGATATTGATGGAAATCAAGGCAGTTTGAAATATAGAGGTTACCCAATCACCGAATTAGCTTCCAATAGTAGTTTTTTAGAGACAACCTTCCTGCTGATTTGGGGAGAATTACCTAGCAAGCAAGAGTTAAGTGACTTTGAACGAGAAGTTCAAATGCATAGAAGACTAAGTTTCAGGGTTCGAGACATGTTGAAGTGCTTTCCTGAGTCTGGACATCCAATGGATGCTCTCCAATCTAGTGCAGCTGCTCTTGGGCTTTTCTATTCTCGTAGAGCTATTGATGACCCCAAATATATCTATAACGCTGTAATAAGACTTGTCGCAAAAATACCAACTATGGTTGCAGCTTTTCAATTGATTCGAAAAGGTCAAGACCCAATTCAACCGAGAGATGATCTCCCATATTCTTCGAATTTCTTATATATGCTTACTGAACAAGAGCCAGATCCTCTTTCAGCGAAAGTATTTGATAGATGTCTCATTTTGCATGCAGAACATAGTCTCAATGCAAGCACATTTAGCGCCCGTGTCACAGCAAGTACCTTGACAGATCCATATGCAGTAGTTGCCTCAGCTGTAGGGACACTCGCAGGTCCGCTCCATGGAGGTGCTAACGAAGATGTAATAGCAATGCTTGAAGAAATTGGAACACCTCATAAAGCTGGTGAATACTTGGACAATGCAATCAAAAACAAGCAAAAAATCATGGGTTTTGGTCATCGCGAATACAGAGTCAAAGACCCAAGAGCTTCAATTTTGCAAAATTTTGGGGAAGAATTATTTGCCAGGTTTGGTAAAGATGAGATGTATGAGGTTGCGAAATCGCTTGAAGAAGAAGCTATAGACCGGTTAGGCCCAAAAGGTATATACCCAAATGTTGACTTTTACTCAGGTCTTATTTACAGAAAACTTGGAATACCTCGTGATCTATTTACTCCGGTTTTTGCCATATCAAGAGTCGCAGGATGGCTAGCACATTGGCGCGAACAACTAGGTGCTAATAGAATTTTTCGACCTTCGCAAATATATACCGGTATGAAAACCAGAACATGGACTGCCTTAGAAGAAAGACCAAACAACAAAGATGAGTAA